GCAGGGTATGTTGAGGCTTGTACTGCCCGTAATAATCCTGGTCCCTATAATGTCGTCCAGTTGTTCCAGACCAAACCAGTCCAGTGGTCTACACattcttcaaaaaatataGCTCTCAACCGTATTTTTCTTCGATAAGACCAGGAAATAAGGTTGGAGAATCACCGACATACGTTGCCTTAAATATGAACCAGACGGATCCATAAAGTTCAAGCTAAGTCATTCCGAAGAATACCAATTACTACCAAGGAGAATTAATCAACCAAATGCCAATGATTGTTTTCAACAATTGTATCATTCACAATTACCCAGTACAACCATCTTCAGGAATTAAAATGTGTGCCTGCCAAATTAACGAATCTCCTAGGATAGAATTATTAGAGGAAACACAATGTACtcgacaaaatttatttttcatgttccATGCAGCTTTTACTTCCAAGTTTAAATGTGAAAACAGTGATAGAGTTATtagttttcatatatattcgttgaatttaagaaaacaagttATGGATATAGTTAATTCTTAAGGTAAATatagttatgtaaaattttattcaataagcTGGCATAACCTTAATGGTGtaagcattaaaaaaaaatttgtatcATTCAAAATTACCCATTACTAAGGCGGCCCCTAGATGATCAATTATATTGCACAATATTTCGAATCGTGCAATATAATTGACCGATTAGGCTTAATATTGAAGTGAAGATTACGCAATGATTGAACAAAAGTTTGAGcgagtttaatttttattgtaccaTATTTTTCCATTGCGTCGTGTAGGGTCAGTATTGCGCAATATTTTTAGGCTGTGATTCGTCGGCAAGGAGGACACACGCGCGCACGCTTCCCAAAAAATGGCAGAAAGAACCGTTCGAAACGAAACAAAAGTTAAGTTTCGTACGAAAGTTAAGGAAAGAGAGTTTATCGTTGAATGTATCCAATGGGGAACAAAACGCAATCTAATTACAGATGTCGCCACCAGCGCTATccgaatatttataaatatagtggATCAAAGAAAAATTCCTGTAGTTCCATGTTTACCTTTCAACAAATGCttgaataaattgttttgtgaTCGGAGGTAGAGGCGTGTTTCCGTATGTCACGGAAATATTCAGCTGCTGGTGCATTGTAGGCTTTGTCTTCCTCGACTTCTTCAGCGCCAAAATTGGCATTCCGGTCATAGGCTTCCAACCtatacaacaaatatattcCACCAGCAATGGCAGCATCGAAAACGATGTATTATCGACAGGTATTATTTACTGTTTGGTTTTCATGAAAAAATAACCATGTGCAGTTATGTGCCAAAAAAAAGGTAGTAATTGTGCTATCATCAATGCATCCGGAAGCAAAAATTAGTGATAGTGCAAAGAAAAAACCCGACTGGTCAAAAGCTTGAGTGGACACTATGGATAAAATGCTTGGTAGATATACAACAAAAAGATCTACTCAAAGATCGATTTTTTTggatggattttcaagatttttttataatattctcgATGTCTCCTGCCATGCAGCAAATTCTTGCTAAAAAATCGTATGAGCGGCGATTATTTTATCGGCAATTAGGCAGAGAAAACTGTTTACTCCATTCGTTGAAAATCGTTCGCAGAATCCACAAATTGAGGCATTTCTCAACGAAAGTGGCGATTGAATCTTTTCTTGGCCGAGCTATCAATCCATATACGCAACCAACAACACCTTGATCATCAAGACCTGGGGTCTTGGGGACACAGCTCGATTCAACCGGAAGGAAAGATTACTGGTGTATGTTATACTTGTCTTCAAAGTGAATTCAAAAAACGTCGCAAAACGAGAAAAATGTGTTCAGTGGGTACCTGGGTGCCTGGTTATTGAACTAAGGAGGTATCAAGTTTGATagttaataactattataaaataattgattataaaaaaaattgggttTCAAACCACTTAAATTTTTGGGGATCCAGATGGTtatacaagtttttttaagaaaaagttaataaattctaTCTGCGAAGCTGAAATGGATACCCGGGTACCTGGTCATTGACCAGACGGTTAAATGTCCAATCATCCCTAAAACTagggaaaatattataaactagcAGCTTTAAGTTAATGTTTTCAGAATCAAAAAAGGTGGGCAATAAagtaaattagttaattatgtaTCACGTCTATAGGTGTTGAGAAAGGGGCAGCACATGGCCTGGGACCCAGAGTGGCTAGGTCTGCAAATACACCTCTGATCACAACTAACAATGTGTATTACaagaaaaagttattaatgttttcattcaacATTAAAAACCTGGGAACTACCATCTTACTTCTATTGTTATCCAGAGACATGTAGAAAAAAGGGTCTGACAAAGTTGtcctttttatttgattttattaccaTTCAAATGAATCTGTGAGACATCTCGTAATATTTTGTGATTCCTGCACagagtaaaataaaaacttcacAGTTTTGAGGATTGTGCATTTCATCATccatgaaacaaataatcaaAGTTATGTGTTCATTGGTTATATTTTCTCCAtacaaatgtatgtataatttcaAACTTAAGAAAGCAGTTTTCTTGCATTTACAGGTGGACATACCTTGTTCTCTTGATATGACACCCTTAGCCATACCCTTCATAtgacaataaattttataaacaaagaatatggttaaaaatatctattggTATTTGACCAAAGGTATCTATCTACCTTTGGTCAAATAccaatagatatttttttaatatttataattaattggtgGTGGGAAGTAGATACTTcagatttaatttatgttaagaGACAAACCAAACCAAAGTCTTCTATGTTTAAAGTGACTGACTTATGTtgcagtaaaaaataaatcaccaGTTACATAATATAGTTCACTGTTGCAACCAATTAGTCTCAGTCTCCGGTATATTCCCAATAAGTGGTTAGTCATAAATAGAAGACAACTGAAAAATGCCTTTTTCAAATCAAATGGCAAAAATAGGCAGAACATGCATGTGGAGCAAGAGAGTCTGGAAAACTTCAAGGAACCCACCATTTGAAATGTCCTACTCATTAGGAACACTACTAGACTGAATTTGTGCTGACACagtatttagaaaaaataataactgttCACACAAGACCTATACTTACATTTAGACTTCACAAAGAACAACCACAGCTCATATTTcacagaaatattaataataatccatggaaatttaatttaattctgtAGGTGTAAAACAGGACATTATTACAACAAACTTCCACAGTTTGCAAATATTAAAGAGTCAgaagttaattataccaataatTCAGACAACTATACATATGAACAGGAATCAATCTAGTACTGATTTTAGAAAACTTGCTAGAAGACTTTAAGATTGTATCATTTACCtagtgaataataaaaactattttcttaGCTACTGAGCTTTTACACTGActaaaattttttaaattatcttaaagCAAAAAACAATGGATCGAGTAACCGTGTAGTCGACTctgaatatttcaaaaaacaaacaataataagtACGAATCAAACGATGATTGGGAGAACAAAGACGAAAATACTTATTTCATGATGCCTTACAACGCATAATTTTACGTTAACAAtctgttcaataaaaaaaggaatttttcatcttaaatatatagaaaataagcTTAATTAAACTGAGACGTTACAAAAACCTTAAAAGAATTAACTAATATCAAAGGCAATTAAAGAAACTCACGTTAATAGACTTCACTCTCAAGAGTCAAGTCTCAATTGTCCACAGCTTATGTAGTGGGGATGAATGCATAAAATGCACAGATTACTTTTTTGTATAGATTATAGTGCTAACCAGTAAACTAGTaatgttaatgtttatttgACCGTTCTAGTCGAGTTTACtgtatattattctattatataaaaaaaacaatgcttGTTAATCACACCATCCAATTACTCGAGACGCCTTATCACAATTTAcacaaaagtataaaaattaaactttaaacttcagtcataaataacaaaagttttttatttatgaactaatcttaattttatagtattaaaaaagcaTCAAGCATCACaatttgataaacaaaattacgtATAAGCAAAAAAACCATATGACTGTTAATAAGTTCCCTCATTCACACAGATGCTAAATCACATAGACCCTTGCCGTGAATTAAAGATTTTTCGTTATCTAGTAAAAGTAACACATTCTAGACTTTATTACTCTTAATTTTAAAGGACTCAAATCTCTGAATTTTAGCAGGCCTTacgaaaagtatttttgtcTATGGCTGATGGAcgcaataaaaattcaaaagtcaattttttttaagatgtaCTAGTAATCTCACAAGCTGGAATACTCATACCATGGTGGGACAGCAAATGACTTTTCAAACTACACTTTTGCACAAATGCATTACCACATAATTCACATTTAAACCTTCTATCGTTATTATGTATCCTCATATGCTCTCTTAAGGTATACTTCCTTGCATATGATTTAGTACATATTTCGCATGCGTATTTCTTCTCCCCAGTGTGCTTCACCATATGTGCCTTTAGcgtttttctattaaaaaacttgTACCCACATTCTACACATTGGTAATTCCTTTCCAtcatgtgattttttttaatatgggtCATTAAAAGGCTCTTGAGAATATACCCTttgttacatatattacacTTATACTGAGCTTCTGTATTATGTACCTTCACCAAATGCTGGTTCCGTTGATAGTAACTTCGGAATGATTCATCACAATATGGACAATTACTAATATTCCTACAGCCTAAGTGAGATGTTCGTTCATGGTAGGATTTCTTAGCAcgatttgaaaatattttctcacATAAATCGCATTTAAAACTTCCCTTAATGTGGGTAGTTTTGTGTGCATTTAGAGATCTCTTGGTAATAAATGTCGATCCACAATGGCATACATAGTTATTGTAGTGTACATTCATATGTTGTTTGAGCATTTTGAATGTTTCGTATGTTGAAGCACACATTATGCAGTTAAAACTATCACCTTTTGTCAATTTAAAGGGAGTTAAATGATCCTTAATGTCAATATGAATGGATTTATTGTGGCTATTCACTAAATGATCTTtgagtttttgtaaattttctagATGTTCTTCGCATATTGTGCATTTCAGGTTAGAAACCTCTAGTTTTATTTGATAGTCATTTAAGTCCGATGGTGTGTATAGTTCTAGCCTCTGACTCTTGTGGTCCAATTCAGTATGGTGTCTAAGATCTAATGGATCTTCATAAGTCTTATCACAATATCCACAGATGAAGCCAACCAATGATTTGTCCTTAAAAGGCAATACATTtgagtattttaaaagtattgccAGATTTTCCTTATGTTTGTCTTTCTCATGTGGAGGTTTCCTAATTAAATTTAGCTCATTTActgtactatttttaattttcttatcatctgaaatatttaacttattgGGGTAAACTCAATAATAAtgacattaaattataattttttatggaaaaatgatgagattAAACCGTTTGGCCTTTGTTGATTTTTAagatagatttaataaaaactagtgTTTTACATTCAAATTGTTAGTAACTCTTagattcatattttaatttgcatCAAACAGTCAACTTAATATAGAAGAATTGGTTTTATGGCTCCTAAACTAAACTAGATTTATGTTTTACCGatgttataaaatacagaTCAGAAACAGTCAACTGTACAGAATCTTTAAGTAAGTTCATCTTAGATAATTTTAGAAGCTACTAAAAACCAGTTTCGCACTGTTTAATaggtatataaatgaatttcattcctatatataaataatttaaaagactaCTCACTTGAAGTTCTTTTTATAAGAGCTAAATTTCTTTTAGATCCTcttggtttttttattttaactttttcttttgttttcttgtttAATTCTTCTTtaactgaaacaaaaaaaaattacaacccTTTTTctccatataaaaaaatggttatgtTAATgggttatgtatttttaaaacatgggGACATACTGGGGgatttttgtgttattttcaTTGAAAATTTTCACCAACACAaactaataattgtttattgcaATTGAATCAGAAGCGTAACAATTCTGATGcaatctataaaatatgtcAAATTTCAAATAGTAAAAATGGTTTTACATGTTTTCAAACTAGATTAAGGTAAGTATAAGTGGTGGTTAGGACACAAccatttcttataaaattttgGCGACACAGCAGTTTAATAGTCACCTTGGTTCAGTCTTCAAACTCTTGTAACTAAtatctcattatttttattacagcaGACACAACtagacaga
This DNA window, taken from Pieris brassicae chromosome 14, ilPieBrab1.1, whole genome shotgun sequence, encodes the following:
- the LOC123718013 gene encoding oocyte zinc finger protein XlCOF6-like isoform X1; translated protein: MGLSSVCRCCLAEGMHRDIDIPYINDESKEIYSNMLQECFNINLSAQENSRSICLKCITRLRDAHDFKQQVAYSEKMITRVLQEKIVEAVPLKCEMESEDENCNDAEDCIFLNVVKEELNKKTKEKVKIKKPRGSKRNLALIKRTSNDKKIKNSTVNELNLIRKPPHEKDKHKENLAILLKYSNVLPFKDKSLVGFICGYCDKTYEDPLDLRHHTELDHKSQRLELYTPSDLNDYQIKLEVSNLKCTICEEHLENLQKLKDHLVNSHNKSIHIDIKDHLTPFKLTKGDSFNCIMCASTYETFKMLKQHMNVHYNNYVCHCGSTFITKRSLNAHKTTHIKGSFKCDLCEKIFSNRAKKSYHERTSHLGCRNISNCPYCDESFRSYYQRNQHLVKVHNTEAQYKCNICNKGYILKSLLMTHIKKNHMMERNYQCVECGYKFFNRKTLKAHMVKHTGEKKYACEICTKSYARKYTLREHMRIHNNDRRFKCELCGNAFVQKCSLKSHLLSHHGMSIPACEITSTS